The DNA window CTTGGATATTTTGCCCTAATTGAAGTCCAGGTGAAGTCGAAGAGAATGAAAACGAAGCACGAAGCCAAGGAATTCTATCGGGGATGAAAAGATCGAAAACGAAGAGGAAGCCAAGAAGGGGAGGGAGAGTCGTAACGAAGAAGGAAGAATAACGCGCGcgcaaataaaataattaaacaattatttttaattattttttttaaaagtatacattaataattaatttttttaaaattttaaatattaaacatttttaaccgtcaaatattcttaaaagtaTATTAGATGGATTATAGCCTATTTTTAGGTTGGTCAGGTTGATCcgacaaaacaaaaattaaattaactcaaatttttaatttttaagactggttttaattttttactaatgttttattttagtagataTATTGCCCAATAATTACTATAAGTAAATGAATATTcacctaaataaaattattaactaaaattagttttattattagGTGTTTgctaatattgatttttccaatataaaattactcataaatttttaaagtttaatatataacatttacaaattaaaaaaaaataaaaataatatatatatatatataaattctcTGTTTTCACCATCTTATCTTTCATTTCCCTCGCCTTTCTTTTACTCGCATCGTTCTCCATCGTTACTCTTTTCTCGAAGCTTCTTTCACAGAGCCTCGCACTACAGACGCTGCCACTCGCCTTCGTTCTTGTTTCTGCCCAATCAATTCTTCATCGTCTGATCACGGTAATAGTTTCATCTACTTGTTCTAATCGCTGTTCTTCTTTTTTNTTTTGCCAATATTCTGGGTTGCAGACGGAAGTTGTGATAAGATGATTGAATTGAATGCGCTTGAAAACCGTATCGTTGTTCTGGATTTCATTGTCTATTGGAGATTGAATTTTTGGTACTTGGATGTGCCGCCATTTTCTGTTGATGATCTAACTTTGGAAATGGGATATATACATTTGACTTTTGTGTCAGTTTTTCTTTGTCTGATTTAGTGATTTAGTTAATTTCTCTAGATATTGATAACTTTCAGATGGATTTGAGAGATAATAGTGAAAGATGTGTTCTGACAGTGGACGCAGATGCGGGAGAGGAAGGGATAGAGGGAGGATCATTCGAGAGTCCGGCGGGAACAGAATTAATTGAAGGTGATGGAGATATCATCCTTGAGCCTTATGAGGGCATGGAATTTGAGTCTGAAGATGCTGCCAAGATTTTCTATGATAAGTATGCCCGTCAAGTGGGATTTGTTATGCGTGTTATGTCTTGTCGTCGTTCTGAAAAAGATGGGAGGATACTTGCCCGAAGACTTGGATGCAACAAAGAAGGTTATTGTGTCAGCATCCGAGGTAAATTTGGGGCAGTTCGGAAGCCACGGCCAAGCACACGAGAAGGCTGTAAGGCAATGATTCATGTCAAATATGATAAGTCCGGGAAATGGGTGATCACTAAATTTGTAAAGGAACATAATCATCCTCTTGTGGTCTCTCCTCGTGAAGCTCGGCAGACCATGGTGCgtgtttcttctcttcctctaCTTTTATCTTCTATCCAACATCATATATTACAATAAGACTGTCATTTGCTAGTATGCTTTCTAGTGAGGCCTAAGAATTAATAAGCTAGAATCTGCGAAGATGTTATGGAATTGGCAATAATTGGAACATGTTTTTTGGAAACATATTTTGGCTCGTTGAAACCCGGGTTTCTTTAAACAAAGCGAGCTATTTGATGGATCGTTCAGTGaatcaattttgttctttagGGACATGGAATTGAAAAGATCTTTTCCTCATATATTGTGCCTTGGAAAACTACCTTTCTGATTGAATGTGGATGTGGATAAGTGGAGGACAGAGTGAATTTTTTGGTTGTGCATCCGTGCAGTTATGACTCTGCTCAGTGttttgttgggtttgttttATATATGCTCATGGTATCTTGCACCATCtagaattattttgtttttgataatGAAAGTATTGTTTCTTATCtaaaaaagatagaaattTGTGTATGTAGTTGAGTGTGTTATATTTTAACGGTTGGTTGTATTAGAGAGAAACTGCAAAAGAAGCAGCGAAATTTCGTGAGAGATAGGAAGACTAGTGGTTCCAGTACTTGATCAATTTTTTAGCATGAAGGATTCTAGATCATTTATAATGTTTATATTAGTTGCAGTATGATCAATGgtttattaaaaaaggaaaaacaaagatgaatttatatgaattttattcaaaaaataaaatgtcaccTGGCATGTTGAAGCTgcaattttctcattttccatATTATCTATTCATTATGTTACACTAAGTTTCAATTTTAGCGACTCTAACTGTAAAGCCTCAAGCCcgccactagcagatattgttctctttaggtttttccttttagactttccctcaaggtttttaaaatgtgtctgctagggagatttttccatgcccttataaggaatgtttcgttctcctccccaaccgatctgggatcttataatccacctcccttcagggtccagcgtcctcgctggcactcgttctctttTCTACTCGATGTAGGGTGTAATCATGATTTCAGTCAGTTGTGTTAGGAAGAAACCTGCCCTTTTAACTGACTAAAATGATATATCATTTACTTAGTTCAGCCAGCTATTGAGAACAGAAAGTCCACTTGGGCTAGGCTCTTGGGTTTCGCAAAGCAAACGTTATATAGGTAATACTTGCTAACTTGTATGGATGAATTAAGGGGGAAAAAATCCTGAAAGGAAGCAGAACTCATGCAGGCTAATTGCTTAGAAGTAATCAATTTACTCAATATGGCTATGGCCCTTGGCTTCATAGCAACACGATGTCTCCAAACAATTTATGTGACATGCCTGGCTAATTTTTGTTATGAAATTCTTTAGGATGACGTGCCTTTCT is part of the Cucurbita pepo subsp. pepo cultivar mu-cu-16 chromosome LG03, ASM280686v2, whole genome shotgun sequence genome and encodes:
- the LOC111789697 gene encoding protein FAR1-RELATED SEQUENCE 5-like isoform X1, translating into MDLRDNSERCVLTVDADAGEEGIEGGSFESPAGTELIEGDGDIILEPYEGMEFESEDAAKIFYDKYARQVGFVMRVMSCRRSEKDGRILARRLGCNKEGYCVSIRGKFGAVRKPRPSTREGCKAMIHVKYDKSGKWVITKFVKEHNHPLVVSPREARQTMDEKDKQIQELTIELRNKKRLCSTYQEQLAAFMKIVEEHTDQLSRKVQNVVTNLKEFESIEQELLHPR
- the LOC111789697 gene encoding protein FAR1-RELATED SEQUENCE 5-like isoform X2, with translation MEFESEDAAKIFYDKYARQVGFVMRVMSCRRSEKDGRILARRLGCNKEGYCVSIRGKFGAVRKPRPSTREGCKAMIHVKYDKSGKWVITKFVKEHNHPLVVSPREARQTMDEKDKQIQELTIELRNKKRLCSTYQEQLAAFMKIVEEHTDQLSRKVQNVVTNLKEFESIEQELLHPR